ATACAACCTGTCTATGGTGTCCAGTCTCCCCTCCAATATGTTGACGGAGTTTCTTTGAGAGTTCATCTCGCTCTGAAGAGCAACGAGACCTTGTGCTTCTGCAATCCCAGACTGGGAGTTAAGACGTTCGTCTTCCTTCTCCTCGAGAGAGGAGATTCTGTCCTCCACAAAAGTTATCTTGTCCTCCAAAGTTCTCCTCAGATCTTCACATCCCTGGTCCGCTTGTTTTCCAAGCTTCTGCTCCCCTAAGAGGCTCTGAGCCTCCATGTTCTCCTCGGACAGGTTCAGACGGAGCTCAACGTTTCCCAACCGGGCCAGGACAGCCTCAGAAGCGTGGATGTCTGGAACAGAAACACCTACGACAACCTTTTTGCTCTCCAACACTTCCAACTTGGTTCTGACGTCCAGGATCTCTTTGCGGAGGTCCGACTCCTTGGAGTCCATGAGCTCGGCCAGGCTGAGGTCGTTGTCCTCCTGTGCCTCCGACTCCCGCTGGACCGACATCATCTTATAGTCGCAGGAGTTCTTCAGGTCGGACATCTTTATCTCCATGCCCTCCATCAGCTCATCCCTCAGAGCTCCGAGCTTCTCGTCCACGTAGGCTCGCAGGGTCGTGTCTCCGCCCACGCAACACGAAGAAGacgaagaggatgaagaggacgaAGAGGATAAGGGGGGAGTGGCCGGGGAGCCCTGCGAGACCTCCATCAGCAGACGAAGCTGCCCGTCGTGGTGGTCCACCCGCCCCTGGAGCTCGTCCAGGGCGTTGCTCTTGGTCTCCAGCGTGTCCACCACCTGGTTGATCCTGCCCAGCACCTCGTCCTCGTGCGACGGGTCGTGCTCCAGGGAGAGCCCCTGCAGCTGGAACATCTCGGTGTCCCCGCCCCGGGCGCCACTCGGTGGGCGCCGCTCGTGGAGCAGCGTCACCAGCATCTTGCTGGCGTCCTCCTGGAGGCCCAGACGCAGACCCGAGCTCATGTCCGTCATGGCCGCCTGCATGTCCAGCACCATCTGGGACAGACGCTGGATGTCCTCCTCCATGCGCTGCAGCGTGGAGGGGCTGTCCTGGGCCCCCCGACCCCTCTGGGGCTCAGCCTGCCACCCCCAAGAGTGGGGCTGCTGCCCCCCCACCCGAGGCTGGTCCCGGTCCGCTGGGGACAGGAGAGGACATGGATGACTTGTGCACTTTGATTCTGCACTTCTGGATATCAACGGCATGCTGTTGTACTATAGTGAAAACACAATAAGTTGAGTCTGATTTGATATCATCAAATTATTtaggatatatttgaaaaatgtttcgacattttttaatgttttttttccaaggtTTGTTATATGGGGTTCGAACCCCAGTGTCCACAGTCCTTGAACAAGATGCCCTCTtacacctacctgctccttcatgacatgTATTTGTAAACCATCACTGTGCATAAACGACTGAACAGCAGTACACGGtaagataaaagataaaaaaaaaagaatgcataACATGATAGGATCTGTTACCGGGGGCTCGGTATGGGGCGGCCGGGGGTTGCCGTGGAGATCCACCCTTCGGCTCGCTGCAGTCATAACCCTGGTAACCTGGACAACACCTCCACTCCAGCTCTGTCAGCTGCCTGTAGCCGATCTTGTAGGTCGGCCGGAAGTGTCTCCGCTGGCTGAACGTCACATCAAATCGTGTGATGGTCAATACAGTGTATAGTTACAACGTACAATGCACACAATGTAAAATATCCACGTGGTACAtgtaattcattcatttattaatgTAGGAATAGATCATGAAGATTTGGTCAGATGTTAAAGAACTTATTCGTCCGACTTTGCCTGTTAATATTAAGTAATATGAAGAGGCTTTACTACAGATATAAAGTTTCAAATCTTCCATCTCGCCAAATTTGGACTAGTCACCATCATTAAGTCATTCGATTGACAGTGGATCTATTTTCTCTCGTCGGGAAATCAAAAATGACCGCAAGAAGGGTTGGCTAAAATATTGTGTGATTTATGTCTAGGATTCTTAATATAGGATGGGATGACTCTCCTGAGAGTGTCCCGAGCCATCGCATAACGCGCCTTCTGCTCAGCTGCACGAAGTCTGTGGAATGCTCTCCCTCACCATCTAAGGGCCCCACAGACTGTGGATTCTATTAAAAAAGGCCTAAAAATGTCATTAAGTTGATGAAAAGTGAATTAaaaatttaaatgtattattattttaacgcagCGATGGTTTGATCTGCAGGATGTGTCCAAATTGCCAATGATGGAAACTGAAAACCGTTTATCATTCCAAATCCAACTACAATCTTGAGACTGAATTGATCCCTAAAATGTAGAACAGCAATGAACCAAACCCAAATTTCCACCCACGCCGAAGTGCCAACTTCTAAGCCCAAGTAAATAATAAGTGAGGAATCAATTCTCTCACTAACAAGACAACCTGAAACAGATTAACAAAAGGAAATTGTTGTCTCGGATGAGAAGAAAAGTCAACGGAAGGGTACAGCTTAATTGAACGGAAATGTACCCTTGCTGTTGAGCGCAGTCCGGGTACCTCCCCGGGCACGGCCTGTGCTCCGGCTGGACGAACACCTCCGTCCCACTCAGCACCGCACCGCTCACGTTCTTGTGCACGACATGAGCGCACCAGTTTCTGTAGAGATAAGGTCAGTTGGAAGTTGATGAGTAGAACTCCCGGTCTAATTTTGCAGTCCTGTCAAGGATCGTTCTGTCgcgcaacttttttttttttccgccAATTTCAAATGGCACTAACACTTTCAATATTAAAAGACGTACAATAGGACCTACACATGGTAACATAATAAGTAGAACAACTCACTTGTTTCTCTGTCGAGGCTCCCCTCCAGAATAAGCGCTCCCTTGAAACATGTTGTACTGAAACGGCGTTGCGCAAATAACTGAGAAAGTAATGATGAATAGGCCGAAGTAAATAGGGAGATATTTAATGAACCCAGGTGAACGAGTGAGATGATTCATCGTTGCCTAAAATCGATTGGTTATTATCTAACAGAGAAAGTAGAATAAGGTCCTCGCTCGTGCCCGTGGCTTTGCGTTCAGTTTCCAGTATAGAAACAACCCCGGACCAGAGTCTCTGTGCTGTGACGTCGGGGCCTCACTACCAGACTGACAAGATGCCTTTTTCCGTTTTCCATCGGAAACCAAACCCCTGATAGGAGTCACCTCCCCCCCACGGCTCCTCTCCCTACTCCACAACACAAGCCATTATTTTAGACGTTCATTCTACATCTAAACACCAGAGCTGGCTGGGGCTGCTGAAGTCTTTTTATTGTGTATTCGGTCAAATACTGAATGCTCGTTCGTTACAGAGCCAAAATGATGCCGTTTAGTGGATTTTTTTGTGATGATGGTTTATGTAGAGAAAGGGCTTTTAGATTGCCTGTGTATAAATCTGTATTCCTCTCTTAAGTGAAGATGGAAATGGTTTCCCCTgaaataataacatttaaatgTGATGAAAAAAGTTCCACAATTGAAATCAAGCAACAAGAATGCCATGAAACATATCATCTTGCTTTTAAATAAGCTCAACAAAGCTGGAAAACAGGTTGACAAAGCCATTTAAATTCTATggttgaacattt
This is a stretch of genomic DNA from Gadus macrocephalus chromosome 23, ASM3116895v1. It encodes these proteins:
- the emilin2b gene encoding EMILIN-2 produces the protein MNHLTRSPGFIKYLPIYFGLFIITFSVICATPFQYNMFQGSAYSGGEPRQRNKNWCAHVVHKNVSGAVLSGTEVFVQPEHRPCPGRYPDCAQQQGQRRHFRPTYKIGYRQLTELEWRCCPGYQGYDCSEPKGGSPRQPPAAPYRAPADRDQPRVGGQQPHSWGWQAEPQRGRGAQDSPSTLQRMEEDIQRLSQMVLDMQAAMTDMSSGLRLGLQEDASKMLVTLLHERRPPSGARGGDTEMFQLQGLSLEHDPSHEDEVLGRINQVVDTLETKSNALDELQGRVDHHDGQLRLLMEVSQGSPATPPLSSSSSSSSSSSSCCVGGDTTLRAYVDEKLGALRDELMEGMEIKMSDLKNSCDYKMMSVQRESEAQEDNDLSLAELMDSKESDLRKEILDVRTKLEVLESKKVVVGVSVPDIHASEAVLARLGNVELRLNLSEENMEAQSLLGEQKLGKQADQGCEDLRRTLEDKITFVEDRISSLEEKEDERLNSQSGIAEAQGLVALQSEMNSQRNSVNILEGRLDTIDRLYSKECNKCKPTFVANTEREQDQTLSSRNEVDPSQNSVNGQSASKEQGILRRLSNDSRSSLEDPWRELGFLQARLERLEGSMSNVDSSVLQHSQELQDLNATCTQASRAPAKDQLEIWARLEELRKEVRTKADDCQVQTRDVGREVAGVEERIGSLQKVCDKLDPMSGYLQEIEEALNKNVSGLWTSVSQLNGTLRAQGRGIAQLRGTLQDLQDQASGGSEDLLTGGTRVTTGGGAGVGVRPTLAPTPSKDSAPPKVRGVAVGGVAMGGMEKESVAGPRVVETGQAGPPGTKVASRPVLGANGSMATVHGYAGAPASPSEASVSVKIDMPPRPDTYMSHTVRFLEPAGSSGVKVCFSAGFSLPSFPGEVGIIRFNKVLVNDGGHYNPLKGVFTAPLDGRYQLSGVLTAQRGATVEAVLSVANRSIQKLYTAGSPSGATVEGPRGPCECGGAVATLNLVLSLKRGDQVGLVMTAGKLAVSASSEFLSTFSAVLLYPSPANLR